The sequence AGCGCTGCAGCATTGCCCGCAGGCTGGAGCAGGTGCTGAGCTTCGCCCAGGCCGCCCAGCGTGTAGCCAACACCTACCTGTGGGGCGGCAGCCTGGGCCCCAACTACGACTGCTCCGGTCTGGTGCAGCGGGCCTATGCCAGCGCTGGCATCTGGATTCCACGCGATGCCTACCTACAGGAGCGGTTCTGTCAGCCAGTCGCGGTGCACCCGGGCCAGGTGCAGTTGCTGGAGCCTGGCGACCTCATCTTTTTTGGCACACCCCAGCGTTGCAGCCACGTGGGGCTGCACCTAGGTGGCGGCCGCTACTTACACAGCTCCGGCATCGCCCACGGCCGCAACGGCATCGGCATCGACGACCTGGCGCCCCAAAACCCAGACCCGGTGGCACGCCACTACCGACTGGAACTGCGGGGAGCGGGGCGGGTAATGCACAGCCATAACGGCAGTCCCCTACCCACCTAGGGTCAACGCCAAGGGCTGACAAAGACATGCAGCAAACGGGGGAAGGCCAGGCAGAGCTTTCCGTAGTGGTGCCCCTCTACAACGAGGAGGAGAGCCTGCCCCAGTTGGTGGAGCAGTTGCTGGCGGCACTGCGACCGCTGCAGCTGGGCTTTGAGTTGGTGCTGGTAGACGACGGATCCCTGGACGGCACAGCGAAGGTGCTCAGCCAGCTGGCCGCCACGGTCCCGGAGCTGGTGGCCGTGCTGCTGCGCCGCAACTACGGCCAGACGGCGGCAATGGCTGCCGGCTTTGACGCCAGCGGCGGGGCGGTGATCGTGACCCTCGATGGCGATCTGCAGAACGACCCAGCCGATATCCCCCTACTGCTATCTGAGCTCGACCAAGGCTTCGACCTGGTGAGTGGCTGGCGCCACCAGCGCCAGGATGCGGCCATGCAACGGCTGCTGCCGAGCCGCATCGCCAACAGCCTGATTGCCCGGGTAACTGGGGTACGACTCCACGACTACGGCTGCTCTCTGAAGGCTTATCGGCGCGAGGTGGTGAGTGATCTCAACCTGTACGGCGAACTACACCGCTTCCTGCCTGCCCTGGCCTTCATCGAAGGTGCCCGGATCAGCGAGGTGAAAGTAAACCACCATCCCCGTCGTTATGGGGAGAGCAAATACGGACTCGACCGCACCTTCCGGGTGTTGATGGACCTGCTGACGGTCTGGTTCATGAAGCGCTTTCTAACCAGGCCGATGCACGTCTTCGGCTTCGGCGGCCTGGCCGCCATGGGCGCAGGGCTCCTGATCGGCCTCTGGCTTGTAGGCGAGAAACTGCTGTTTGGCGCAGACATTGGCGATCGCCCCCTGCTGCTGATGGCCCTACTGAGTTTTCTGACAGGGGTGCAGCTCTTCTGCTTTGGCCTGCTGGCCGAACTGCAGATGCGCACGTACCACGAAAGCCAGGGACGACCGATCTACCGGGTGCGCGGCATCGTGCGCGGATCCGGCGGCTGAGGGGCGTGGCAAAGGGATTGAATTTTTATGTCGCACTTGCCGACCCCGCAGGCTGCCTCGGGAGGTCTTCGTACAGTATTAACGGTTGCTATTGGCCCGCGCCATGACTGGAGAATTTGCTGCCGCTTGGTTGCCCTCGGTGTTAGTCCCACTTGTTGGAATCCTCGGCCCAGCCGTGGCCATGGCCCTGCTTTTCAACGTAATCGAAGCCCGCGACTGAGCACGACCCAAGCCGTCGCTCAGCCTCACCGCCTACCCCCGCCACCATGACCGTGACCCCCGTGGCCGACCCCTGCGTCGGCAATCTGGCAACCCCCGTCAACAGCAGCTATTTCAGCCGGGCCTTCATAAACGCCCTGCCCGCCTACCGCCCGTCCCTATCTCCGAACCGTCGTGGTTTGGAAGTGGGCATGGCCCATGGCTTCTTTCTTTACGGACCCTTCGCCGTCTGTGGGCCCCTGCGGCTCACCGAGTACGCCAGCACCGCTGGTTTACTCGCCAGCATTGGACTGGTGTCGATCTTGACCGTATGTCTCTCGATCTACGGCACCGCTGGCAACGGACCCAACATCCAACCGGCTGACGCCACCATCGACAACCCGCCCGCAGACCTGTTCACCAAGGCTGGCTGGGCAGAATTCGCCAGTGGTTTCTGGCTTGGTGGCTGCGGTGGCGCCGCCTTTGCCTGGTTCCTGGCCGGCACCGCGATCGTTGCCCCGCTGGTCAACATCGCCGGCGGCGTCTGGAGCGTCAACTGAATCCCAAGCGGTTTTCCAATCCCCTGCAAGCTCCGCCAAGGCGGGGCTTTTTTATTGGGTGTTTTTATTGAACCTTTATTGGGCTTTTGATTGGGATGATCTTGTATAGGGCAGCTCGATAGACAGTGACTGCTAGGCCACAAGCCAAGCTCTTGGGAGCAAAGCTCTCACCCTTGGGGGAAAGAGCCGGCGCTGGGCAATGTTGGGCAGTAGTGATCAGTGATGGGCAAGATAACCAACTACCAATGGACAATAAAAAACCCCAGCCTGCGCCGGGGTTAATTCGTCCCTCGAGGGAATCAAGTAGGCCGCGATTAGCCGAACTTACCCGAGGTAGAAGCAATCAGGAAAGCTGCATACGTGAGTATGTAGCCGATAGTGAAGTGAGCAAGACCCACAACACGAGCCTGGACGATCGAAAGAGCGACAGGCTTATCGCGCCAGCCAACGAGGTTGGCGAGCGGGGTGCGCTGATGAGCCCAGACGATGGTCTCGATGAGTTCCTGCCAGTAGCCGCGCCAGGAGATCAGGAACATGAAACCGGTGGCCCAAACCAGGTGACCAAACAGGAACATCCAAGACCAGACGGCAAGGTTGTTGCTGCCAAACGGGTTGTAACCGTTGATCAGCTGAGAGGAGTTAAGCCACAGGTAGTCGCGGAACCAACCCATTAGATAGGTGCTGGATTCGTTGAACTGAGCCACGTTGCCCTGCCAGATGGCGAGGTGCTTCCAGTGCCAGTAGAAGGTGACCCAACCGACGGTATTCAGGGCCCAGAAGACGCTCAGATAGAAAGAGTCCCAGGCACTGATGTCGCAGGTACCACCACGGCCGGGGCCGTCGCAGGGGAAGGAATAGCCGAAGTCCTTTTTGTCGGGCATCAGCTTGGAACCCCGGGCATCCAGGGCACCCTTCACCAGGATCAGAGTCGTGGTGTGCAGACCAAGCGCAATGGCGTGGTGAACAAGGAAATCACCCGGACCGATCTGCAGGAAGAGGTCGTTGCCACCATTGATGGCGTCGATCCAACCGGGCAGATAAACCGCACTAGCGGTGCTAGCTGCGGATGCGGAATTGGATAGCAGCACATCCATGCCGTACATCGCCTTGCCGGAAGCGGCCTGAACGAATTGGGCAAAGACGGGCTCAACCAAGATCTGCTTCTCGGGAGTACCAAATGCCACGACCACGTCGTTGTGGACGTAGAGACCCAGGGTGTGGAAGCCAAGGAACAGGGAGACCCAGCTCAAGTGGCTGATTAGGGCTTCCTTGTGCTCGAGCATCCGGGCCAACACGTTGTCTTTGTTGGCTTCCGGGTCGTAGTCGCGGATGAAGAAGATCGCACCGTGGGCGAAGGCACCGCACATCAGGAAGATGGCGATGTATTGGTGGTGGGTATAAAGCGCAGCCTGCGTTGTGTAGTCCTTAGCGATAAACGCGTAGGACGGCATCGCATACATGTGCTGGGCCACCAGGCTGGTGACCACACCCAGAGCTGCCAAAGCCAGACCAAGCTGGAAGTGGAGCGAGTTATTGATCGTGTCGTAGAGGCCCTTGTGGCCAGCGCCGAGGTCACCAGGGGTGCCCTTGGGTGGGTTGTGGGCTTCCAGAATCTCGCGAATCGAGTGGCCGATACCGAAGTTTGTCCGGTACATGTGGCCAGCGATCACAAAGATGCAACCGATCGCCAGGTGGTGGTGGGCAATGTCCGTGAGCCAAAGAGCTTCTGTTTGGGGGTGGAAGCCACCCAGGAAGGTAAGGATCGCGGTGCCAGAACCCTCAGCAGTTCCGAACTGTTGATAGACGGTGTCAGGGTTCTGGGCGTACACGCCCCAGTTGCCGGTGAAGAACGGAGCCAAACCAGCGGGGTGAGGCAGCACTGAGAGGAAGTTGTCCCACCCAACGTGCTGACCACGGGCCTCAGGGATAGCCACGTGAACCAGGTGACCGGTCCAAGCAATCGAGCTGAAACCAAACAGAACCGCCAAGTGGTGGTTTAGGCGGGATTCAGCATTCTTGAACCAGGCCAGGGAAGGCCGGAACTTGGGCTGAAGGTGGAGCCAGCCTGCGAACAGCGCCCAAGCAGACAGGATCATCATGAAGATGGAACCCTGATAAAGCTCAGCGTTGGTTTTCATCCCGATCGTGTACCACCAGTGGTACAGACCCGAATAAGCAATGTTCACAGGGGAGGTAGCACCAGCCTGGGTAAAGGCGGCGATAGCTCCCTGGCCGAAGTGGGGATCCCAGATCGCGTGAGCGATGGGACGCACATGCAGAGGATCGGCGACCCACTGCTCAAAGTTGCCCTGCCAGGCGATATGGAACAGGTTGCCCGAAACCCAGAGGCCAATGATGGCCAGGTGACCGAAATGGGTGGAGAACAGCTTTTGGTAAAGCCGCTCCTCGGTCATGCCGTCGTGGCTCTCGAAATCGTGAGCCGTGGCAATGCCGTACCAAATCCGGCGGGTTGTCGGGTCCTGTGCCAGACCCTGGCTGAACGAAGGAAATTTCGTTGCCATTGGGAGAGGTCAGAAAAGGTCAGCCGACCGCGACGATGCGGGCCAGGAAGAATGCCCAGGTTGTTGCAATACCGCCCAGCAAATAGTGAGCGACACCGACAGCACGGCCCTGGGTAATGGAAAGCGCCCGCGGTTGGATGGCGGGTGCAACCCTCAGCTTGTTGTGAGCCCAGACGATGGACTCGATCAGCTCTTGCCAGTAGCCGCGGCCACTGAACAGGAACATCAGGCTGAAGGCCCAGATGAAGTGGGCTCCAAGGAACATCAAGCCGTAAGCACTGGAACTCGAGCCGTAGCTGTTGATCACCTGTGCGGCTTGAGCCCAGAGGAAGTCCCGCAGCCAACCATTAATAGTGATGGCGCTTTGGGCAAAGTTGCCGTTGGTGATGTGCTGGACGCTGCCATCAGCGTTGACGGTGCCCCACACGTCGCTCTGCATCTTCCAGGAGAAGTGGAAAATGACGATCGACAGGGAGTTGTACATCCAGAACAGGCCAAGGAACACATGGTCCCAAGCCGACACCTGGCAGGTACCGCCACGGCCAGGGCCGTCGCAGGGGAAGCGGAAGCCAAGATTCGCCTTGTCAGGAACGAGGCGGGAGCTACGCGCATACAACACGCCCTTCAGCAGGATCAGCACGGTGACGTGGATCGTGAAGGCGTGGATGTGGTGGA comes from Cyanobium sp. Tous-M-B4 and encodes:
- a CDS encoding C40 family peptidase, producing the protein MLTVNTINPAQLAAGTPAAPEWLLAGTNWQLTGSVNLYSQARGEGLASQAWPGRHLQILSSPAATGPGMRLRVRLLDDGYPGWLEPDALLGRAVACSPPQPQLLQRCSIARRLEQVLSFAQAAQRVANTYLWGGSLGPNYDCSGLVQRAYASAGIWIPRDAYLQERFCQPVAVHPGQVQLLEPGDLIFFGTPQRCSHVGLHLGGGRYLHSSGIAHGRNGIGIDDLAPQNPDPVARHYRLELRGAGRVMHSHNGSPLPT
- a CDS encoding photosystem I reaction center subunit XI; its protein translation is MTVTPVADPCVGNLATPVNSSYFSRAFINALPAYRPSLSPNRRGLEVGMAHGFFLYGPFAVCGPLRLTEYASTAGLLASIGLVSILTVCLSIYGTAGNGPNIQPADATIDNPPADLFTKAGWAEFASGFWLGGCGGAAFAWFLAGTAIVAPLVNIAGGVWSVN
- the psaB gene encoding photosystem I core protein PsaB; the protein is MATKFPSFSQGLAQDPTTRRIWYGIATAHDFESHDGMTEERLYQKLFSTHFGHLAIIGLWVSGNLFHIAWQGNFEQWVADPLHVRPIAHAIWDPHFGQGAIAAFTQAGATSPVNIAYSGLYHWWYTIGMKTNAELYQGSIFMMILSAWALFAGWLHLQPKFRPSLAWFKNAESRLNHHLAVLFGFSSIAWTGHLVHVAIPEARGQHVGWDNFLSVLPHPAGLAPFFTGNWGVYAQNPDTVYQQFGTAEGSGTAILTFLGGFHPQTEALWLTDIAHHHLAIGCIFVIAGHMYRTNFGIGHSIREILEAHNPPKGTPGDLGAGHKGLYDTINNSLHFQLGLALAALGVVTSLVAQHMYAMPSYAFIAKDYTTQAALYTHHQYIAIFLMCGAFAHGAIFFIRDYDPEANKDNVLARMLEHKEALISHLSWVSLFLGFHTLGLYVHNDVVVAFGTPEKQILVEPVFAQFVQAASGKAMYGMDVLLSNSASAASTASAVYLPGWIDAINGGNDLFLQIGPGDFLVHHAIALGLHTTTLILVKGALDARGSKLMPDKKDFGYSFPCDGPGRGGTCDISAWDSFYLSVFWALNTVGWVTFYWHWKHLAIWQGNVAQFNESSTYLMGWFRDYLWLNSSQLINGYNPFGSNNLAVWSWMFLFGHLVWATGFMFLISWRGYWQELIETIVWAHQRTPLANLVGWRDKPVALSIVQARVVGLAHFTIGYILTYAAFLIASTSGKFG
- a CDS encoding photosystem I reaction center subunit VIII, yielding MTGEFAAAWLPSVLVPLVGILGPAVAMALLFNVIEARD
- a CDS encoding glycosyltransferase family 2 protein, with amino-acid sequence MQQTGEGQAELSVVVPLYNEEESLPQLVEQLLAALRPLQLGFELVLVDDGSLDGTAKVLSQLAATVPELVAVLLRRNYGQTAAMAAGFDASGGAVIVTLDGDLQNDPADIPLLLSELDQGFDLVSGWRHQRQDAAMQRLLPSRIANSLIARVTGVRLHDYGCSLKAYRREVVSDLNLYGELHRFLPALAFIEGARISEVKVNHHPRRYGESKYGLDRTFRVLMDLLTVWFMKRFLTRPMHVFGFGGLAAMGAGLLIGLWLVGEKLLFGADIGDRPLLLMALLSFLTGVQLFCFGLLAELQMRTYHESQGRPIYRVRGIVRGSGG